A single genomic interval of Staphylococcus hyicus harbors:
- a CDS encoding DUF2231 domain-containing protein, which translates to MPLHPLFVHFPIALLSFATLIALLNVILKKKDLSFSLALLLIFGMLSGVMSYLLGDSGEEYAMQHFNPQHVESLVHLHETFAMLSLIAYGLATVIHLGGMWFKAYATYSKWGVLIFTIIGFGLLIVAGHLGASITYGN; encoded by the coding sequence ATGCCATTACATCCATTATTTGTCCATTTTCCAATAGCTTTATTATCTTTTGCAACGTTAATTGCGTTATTGAACGTGATACTTAAGAAAAAAGATTTGTCTTTTTCATTAGCGCTTTTACTTATATTTGGTATGTTATCAGGAGTCATGAGTTACTTATTAGGTGATAGTGGTGAGGAATACGCAATGCAACATTTTAATCCACAACATGTAGAAAGTTTAGTGCACTTACATGAGACGTTTGCTATGCTTTCGTTAATAGCATACGGTCTTGCAACGGTTATTCACTTAGGGGGTATGTGGTTTAAAGCTTATGCAACTTACTCGAAATGGGGCGTACTGATTTTCACGATTATTGGATTTGGATTATTAATTGTAGCTGGACATCTAGGTGCAAGTATTACGTACGGGAATTAA
- a CDS encoding ABC transporter permease, whose amino-acid sequence MSNFSNIIHVALRSIMKNKRRNIFTMIGIIIGIAAVITIMALGNGFKKTANEQFNDAGASKNTVLIDYMDNQMAEGGKIANTQPFTAADVDMARQVKGVEEVNIKSNDETGLKSEATRTNKKSEITIKPLSSAKEVDKGKGFTQEDNDMSERVATISSDVADALFKGDAVGKTIYIDGMGFTVNAIQDEMMTPNLVQIPEKTVKRYLPTLTSSTPQLEVKFSASMNKKDVGNAVAEKLNKNGSAVGDGTYQYTDMEALMKNINKVFDAITYFVAAVAGISLFIAGIGVMNVMYISVAERTEEIAIRRAFGAKGRDIELQFLIESIILCLIGGVIGLVIGIGIASIVDALTPDYIRSSVTFGSVLLAVGVSSFIGVVFGWIPARSASKKELIDIIK is encoded by the coding sequence ATGAGTAACTTTAGTAATATTATTCACGTTGCCTTGCGTTCTATTATGAAAAATAAACGTCGTAATATCTTTACGATGATTGGTATTATAATCGGAATCGCAGCGGTCATTACGATTATGGCGCTTGGTAATGGGTTTAAAAAAACGGCGAATGAGCAGTTTAATGATGCAGGTGCCTCTAAAAATACAGTGCTTATAGATTATATGGATAATCAAATGGCAGAAGGGGGCAAAATAGCGAATACGCAACCTTTTACAGCTGCGGATGTCGATATGGCTCGCCAAGTCAAAGGTGTGGAAGAAGTAAATATTAAATCAAATGATGAGACGGGGTTAAAAAGTGAAGCAACGCGCACGAATAAAAAATCAGAGATTACGATAAAACCATTATCTTCGGCTAAAGAGGTGGATAAGGGAAAAGGATTCACACAAGAGGACAATGACATGTCAGAACGCGTGGCAACCATTAGTTCTGACGTTGCAGATGCTTTATTTAAAGGAGATGCGGTAGGGAAAACAATTTATATTGATGGTATGGGGTTTACAGTTAACGCTATTCAAGATGAAATGATGACACCGAATCTTGTTCAAATACCTGAGAAAACAGTGAAGCGTTATCTTCCAACGTTAACTTCTTCGACGCCACAATTAGAGGTGAAATTTAGCGCATCGATGAATAAAAAAGATGTAGGCAATGCTGTTGCAGAAAAATTAAATAAAAATGGATCTGCTGTAGGTGATGGTACATATCAATATACAGATATGGAAGCCCTCATGAAAAATATTAATAAAGTGTTCGATGCGATTACGTATTTTGTCGCAGCAGTTGCAGGTATCTCGCTTTTCATTGCTGGGATTGGCGTCATGAATGTCATGTACATTTCAGTAGCAGAGCGAACAGAAGAAATTGCGATACGCCGTGCCTTTGGAGCAAAGGGGAGGGATATTGAATTGCAATTTCTCATAGAAAGTATTATTCTATGCTTGATTGGTGGCGTGATTGGATTAGTCATTGGTATTGGCATAGCATCTATTGTGGATGCTTTAACACCAGACTATATACGCAGTTCAGTCACATTTGGTTCTGTTTTACTCGCAGTTGGTGTATCGTCATTCATCGGTGTTGTATTTGGATGGATTCCGGCACGCTCAGCTTCTAAGAAAGAATTGATTGATATTATTAAATAA
- a CDS encoding serine hydrolase domain-containing protein — protein sequence MKNKSRALLKKVMIGLVAFAVLIGSASVYRYLKREHDQHLTEYISNQHKKDGIKAENIPRLKTVVDQKNVAYTSIDQYLKKTDFNGAIAIFDNGQLKMNKGYGFQDIEAGKANGPNTLFLIGSAQKFFTGMMIKKLELDDKINLNDFVDDYLPDFETNPKITLKDLMLHRSGLYKYEGSRDILDLDGAVQAIHDKGINPKTYHKHFYNDANYLVLSKVVEEVTQRSYTENYYKDFANPYNLNHSAFYNDVRYQNDMAKGYKLSDHIPVFKKPVFLDQYYGAGNLYMSPYDMGRMIQKLQTNQVFPQQETQAYIHEIKSSRYPENYRYGFYSFPDFNRVNGVFFGQTFTAYFNGRYTVVLATNYENHKSNLNETKIKHVFFDILKQPKRKK from the coding sequence GTGAAAAATAAAAGTAGAGCTTTATTAAAGAAAGTGATGATAGGTTTAGTAGCTTTTGCAGTTTTGATAGGTAGTGCCAGTGTATACCGTTACTTAAAACGTGAACATGATCAACATTTAACAGAATATATTTCCAATCAACATAAGAAAGATGGGATCAAGGCAGAGAACATTCCACGCTTAAAAACAGTCGTTGATCAAAAAAACGTCGCGTATACCTCGATTGATCAGTACTTAAAAAAGACTGATTTTAATGGTGCGATTGCCATTTTTGACAACGGTCAGTTAAAAATGAATAAAGGGTATGGCTTCCAAGATATAGAAGCTGGTAAGGCGAACGGACCCAATACACTTTTTCTCATTGGTTCAGCGCAAAAGTTTTTTACAGGTATGATGATTAAAAAACTGGAATTAGACGATAAAATTAATCTTAATGACTTTGTAGACGACTATTTACCTGATTTTGAAACAAACCCGAAAATTACATTGAAAGATTTAATGTTACATCGTAGCGGACTTTATAAATATGAAGGTTCACGCGACATATTAGATTTAGATGGTGCGGTACAAGCCATTCATGATAAGGGAATCAACCCTAAAACATACCATAAACATTTTTACAACGATGCGAATTATCTTGTGTTATCTAAAGTTGTAGAGGAAGTGACACAAAGAAGTTATACGGAAAACTATTACAAAGATTTTGCTAATCCTTATAATCTTAACCATAGTGCATTTTATAATGATGTACGTTATCAAAATGATATGGCGAAAGGATACAAATTAAGTGACCATATTCCTGTGTTTAAAAAGCCTGTATTTTTAGATCAATATTATGGGGCAGGGAATTTATATATGTCCCCTTACGATATGGGGCGTATGATTCAAAAATTACAAACGAATCAAGTTTTTCCACAACAAGAAACACAGGCCTATATACATGAAATAAAGTCTTCACGTTATCCTGAAAATTACCGATATGGGTTTTATTCATTCCCTGACTTTAATCGCGTGAATGGTGTGTTTTTTGGACAAACATTTACGGCTTATTTTAATGGGCGTTACACAGTTGTCTTAGCAACAAATTATGAAAACCACAAATCAAATTTAAATGAAACCAAAATCAAACACGTCTTTTTTGATATATTAAAACAACCGAAGAGAAAAAAATAA
- a CDS encoding urease subunit gamma has translation MNFTQREQDKLMLVVAADLARRRRARGLKLNHPEAVALISYEILEGARDGKSVAELMSYGREILNKDDVMDGVESMVTDIEIEATFPDGTKLVTIHHPIV, from the coding sequence ATGAATTTTACGCAACGTGAGCAGGATAAATTGATGCTCGTTGTTGCAGCAGATTTGGCACGACGACGCAGAGCGCGCGGTTTAAAACTAAATCATCCTGAGGCAGTTGCATTAATCAGCTATGAGATATTAGAAGGTGCGCGTGACGGTAAATCTGTTGCGGAACTCATGAGCTACGGGCGTGAAATTTTAAATAAAGACGATGTAATGGATGGCGTTGAATCTATGGTGACTGATATTGAAATTGAAGCTACATTTCCAGATGGGACAAAGCTAGTGACCATTCATCATCCGATTGTTTAG
- a CDS encoding sensor histidine kinase, with the protein MTNYRFWPAFIKYAGMLFALLSVLFLIIVILFSYKLNQEINETAERQTTSVKTTLEHHESVNPTHDYFIVKNGKVIEAMTPFTTRELKTRFLNQASQTPYIDESNHGVFEVRSVSLSNERTLYSLTNVHDFHETKGFLITVLIGCFVFGFILMMGLAYYLAQRPIKVYEQLMQEQRVFIQNASHEMKTPIASLLLGTQYIEMLDRDHLSVTSRQTLTQMKSEVTYMQQLIDSLLDTDMTIKEIDEIPIAPILDEAVQSIEMAYRTKVKRLYARHLTYPILPFHLKQIVNILLDNAIKHNDSEVNVSISASKTINGIELKVSDNGVGISNDQQQHIFKRFYRGNQNQKGSGIGLALLQARVHQYGGTVTVRSKEGKGTTFLIKL; encoded by the coding sequence ATGACAAACTACCGATTTTGGCCTGCTTTTATTAAATATGCGGGTATGCTGTTTGCCTTATTGAGCGTGTTGTTTTTGATAATTGTTATTTTATTTAGTTATAAATTGAATCAAGAAATTAATGAGACGGCTGAACGACAAACCACAAGTGTCAAAACAACACTTGAACATCACGAATCGGTCAATCCAACTCATGATTATTTCATTGTGAAAAACGGAAAGGTTATTGAAGCCATGACACCGTTTACTACGCGTGAATTGAAAACGCGTTTTCTTAATCAAGCATCTCAAACACCGTATATTGATGAAAGTAATCATGGGGTGTTTGAGGTTAGAAGCGTATCACTTTCAAATGAACGAACGTTATACAGTTTAACGAATGTACACGATTTTCATGAAACGAAAGGTTTTTTAATAACAGTATTAATCGGATGTTTTGTATTTGGTTTTATACTAATGATGGGCTTGGCATATTATCTTGCGCAACGCCCAATTAAAGTGTATGAACAATTGATGCAAGAGCAGCGCGTGTTTATACAAAATGCCTCACATGAAATGAAAACCCCCATCGCATCATTATTACTTGGTACACAATATATAGAAATGCTTGATCGTGATCATTTGAGTGTAACCAGCCGCCAAACATTGACGCAAATGAAATCTGAAGTTACGTATATGCAACAACTCATAGATTCCTTGTTAGATACCGATATGACGATTAAAGAAATCGACGAGATTCCGATTGCGCCAATTCTTGATGAAGCGGTGCAATCGATTGAAATGGCATATCGTACCAAGGTTAAACGGCTCTATGCACGACATTTAACGTATCCCATCTTACCATTTCACCTGAAGCAAATCGTTAATATTTTATTGGACAACGCGATTAAACATAATGATTCTGAGGTAAACGTATCTATTAGTGCATCTAAAACAATCAATGGGATTGAATTAAAGGTAAGTGATAATGGCGTAGGGATTTCAAACGACCAACAACAGCATATCTTTAAACGGTTTTACAGGGGGAACCAAAATCAAAAAGGGTCAGGTATTGGTTTGGCGTTGTTACAAGCACGTGTACATCAATATGGTGGCACAGTGACTGTACGTTCAAAAGAAGGAAAAGGCACAACGTTTTTGATAAAACTTTAA
- a CDS encoding cation diffusion facilitator family transporter gives MQRNYYFHHVEHRKLQKSSKKTLWASLIITLFFTIVEFVGGILSNSLALLSDSFHMLSDVIALGLSMVAIYFASRKPTANYTFGYLRFEIIAAFLNGLALAIISIWIFYEAIMRIIYPKPVESGLMLVIATIGLIVNIVLTIILMRSLKSENNINIQSALWHFIGDLLNSVGVIVAVVLIYFTGIQMIDPILSMVIAVVILRGGYKIMRNAVLILMESVPEHLNTDEIMEDMKRVDQVLDVHEFHLWSITTDHYSLSAHVVLDSKSGQDAYETINKLERLLKEKYGLSHTTLQIEHLEMNHLNEAYFEEIK, from the coding sequence ATGCAAAGAAATTATTATTTCCACCATGTTGAACATCGAAAATTACAAAAAAGTTCTAAAAAGACGCTATGGGCGTCATTAATTATTACATTATTTTTCACGATTGTAGAGTTTGTTGGAGGGATACTTTCTAATTCACTTGCTTTACTTTCAGATTCCTTTCATATGTTAAGTGATGTGATTGCACTTGGTTTATCCATGGTGGCGATTTACTTTGCAAGCCGTAAACCGACTGCGAACTATACATTTGGCTATTTACGTTTTGAAATTATAGCTGCATTTTTAAATGGCTTGGCTTTAGCCATCATCTCAATATGGATCTTTTATGAAGCGATTATGCGCATCATTTATCCAAAACCTGTTGAAAGTGGTTTAATGCTCGTTATTGCTACAATAGGTTTAATCGTCAATATCGTTTTAACGATAATATTAATGCGCTCACTTAAAAGTGAAAATAACATCAACATTCAAAGTGCTTTATGGCATTTTATTGGTGACCTATTGAACTCTGTCGGTGTGATTGTAGCAGTGGTACTTATCTACTTTACAGGAATTCAAATGATTGACCCTATTTTAAGTATGGTGATTGCTGTAGTAATTTTACGTGGCGGATATAAAATTATGCGAAATGCGGTATTGATTTTAATGGAGTCTGTACCAGAACATTTAAATACGGATGAGATTATGGAAGATATGAAACGTGTTGATCAAGTTTTAGATGTACATGAATTTCATTTATGGTCTATCACAACGGATCATTATTCTTTAAGTGCACACGTTGTACTTGATAGCAAAAGTGGTCAAGATGCTTACGAAACAATAAATAAGTTGGAACGCTTATTAAAAGAAAAGTATGGCTTATCACATACAACGCTTCAAATTGAACATTTGGAAATGAATCATTTAAATGAAGCGTACTTTGAAGAAATCAAATAA
- the yut gene encoding urea transporter — translation MKNISQVVLLENVWTGLLILLALWIGDWKVGLAAMIGSAMSLLTAPMFGYSRAEIHAGLSGFNSVLVAIALSIFMVMTWQTVMICLIATIIVMPLSKAMQTVFQRYHLPELTAPFVLITWMILLMNQQFKFLRSTVNVLPLKHVAKIDVSQPLHPIAAFFNGISQIFLVENVISGILIIIAFFIASRWAGIFVIIANLLAMTFVYVLGSDMMALNHGLFGYNLILTVMAMAVTFRARTHYNRYLMFILVIVLTPMSYGAIATFLEPFGIPILTLPFIIVTWVLLLAGKNKLDKM, via the coding sequence TTGAAGAACATATCTCAAGTCGTTTTACTCGAAAATGTATGGACAGGATTACTCATTCTGCTTGCGTTATGGATTGGAGATTGGAAAGTCGGTTTAGCGGCAATGATTGGAAGTGCGATGAGTTTATTAACCGCTCCTATGTTTGGTTATTCGAGAGCTGAAATTCATGCCGGACTATCAGGGTTCAATAGTGTGCTTGTTGCTATCGCATTGAGTATTTTTATGGTGATGACGTGGCAAACTGTCATGATATGTTTGATTGCAACAATTATCGTTATGCCACTGTCCAAAGCAATGCAAACTGTGTTTCAACGTTATCATTTACCAGAACTCACGGCACCGTTTGTACTGATTACATGGATGATACTACTTATGAATCAACAGTTTAAATTTTTAAGAAGTACTGTAAACGTCTTACCATTAAAGCATGTCGCTAAGATTGATGTATCCCAACCATTACATCCCATTGCCGCATTTTTTAATGGTATCAGCCAAATATTCCTCGTAGAAAATGTAATTTCAGGCATCTTAATCATCATCGCTTTTTTTATCGCTTCAAGATGGGCGGGTATTTTCGTAATCATTGCCAATTTACTAGCAATGACATTTGTATATGTATTAGGCTCTGATATGATGGCATTAAATCATGGTCTCTTTGGCTATAATTTAATTTTAACGGTGATGGCAATGGCAGTTACATTTCGAGCACGCACACATTACAACCGTTATTTGATGTTTATCCTTGTCATCGTGTTAACACCCATGTCATATGGTGCAATTGCCACTTTTTTAGAACCATTCGGCATTCCAATATTGACACTCCCCTTTATTATCGTCACATGGGTATTACTCCTCGCAGGTAAAAATAAATTAGACAAAATGTGA
- a CDS encoding response regulator transcription factor codes for MKVLLIEDNRMIGDLLLNMLKLRQYTVDWLTSGEDVSLYMEQIHYDLILVDWMLPDMTGVDIIHHIRQSGNAIPIIMLTAKSQTADKVEGLTAGADDYVTKPFEFEELEARMLAVMKRYHALNKQVKTIGNVTYDFQKHHFIKEGHILEFTQKEYQLLELLFLNAVVSRVLIIEKVWYLDQIVSDNNIDALVRQLRKKLMHLDTTLHIKSIRGVGYKLEVMP; via the coding sequence ATGAAAGTCTTACTCATTGAAGACAACCGTATGATTGGAGATTTACTTCTAAATATGTTGAAGTTGCGTCAATATACAGTAGATTGGTTAACATCAGGTGAAGACGTCTCATTATATATGGAGCAAATTCATTATGACTTGATTCTTGTAGACTGGATGTTACCGGATATGACGGGGGTGGATATTATTCATCACATTCGTCAAAGTGGCAATGCTATTCCGATTATCATGTTAACTGCCAAGTCTCAAACGGCTGATAAAGTGGAGGGACTTACTGCTGGGGCAGACGATTATGTGACGAAACCCTTTGAGTTTGAAGAGTTAGAAGCACGGATGCTTGCGGTGATGAAGCGATATCATGCGTTAAATAAACAAGTTAAAACAATTGGAAATGTAACGTATGATTTCCAAAAACATCATTTTATAAAAGAAGGTCACATCCTAGAGTTTACGCAAAAAGAGTATCAATTATTGGAATTATTATTTTTGAATGCAGTCGTTTCACGCGTGTTAATTATTGAGAAAGTGTGGTATTTAGATCAAATTGTATCAGATAATAATATCGATGCACTTGTTCGTCAACTTAGGAAAAAATTAATGCACTTGGACACCACACTTCACATTAAAAGTATCCGTGGCGTCGGGTACAAATTGGAAGTGATGCCATGA
- a CDS encoding urease subunit beta codes for MKPGEIIVQSSEIMINEGRATTKITVKNSGDRPIQVGSHYHFYEANSALTFDRDEAYGKHLDIPAGAAVRFEPGDEKEIRLVRYAGEQNIYGFHGKVDGPLDQSRITGPNMEEGSDVK; via the coding sequence ATGAAACCAGGAGAAATCATCGTACAATCAAGTGAAATCATGATAAATGAAGGACGTGCAACTACTAAAATTACTGTCAAAAACAGTGGGGATCGTCCTATTCAAGTGGGGTCACATTATCACTTCTATGAAGCAAACTCAGCACTCACGTTTGATCGTGACGAGGCATATGGCAAACATTTAGACATCCCTGCAGGTGCAGCTGTACGTTTTGAGCCGGGAGATGAAAAAGAAATTCGCCTTGTACGTTATGCTGGTGAGCAAAATATTTACGGCTTTCATGGCAAAGTTGACGGTCCACTTGATCAATCCCGTATTACAGGTCCGAATATGGAAGAAGGAAGTGATGTCAAATGA
- the ureC gene encoding urease subunit alpha, with amino-acid sequence MSFKMTESQYTSLYGPTVGDSIRLGDTNLFAKVEKDYAQYGDEVAFGGGKSIRDGMGQNPNATRDNKKVADLVITNAVIIDHDKVIKADIGVKNGYIMKIGKAGNPDIMNNVDIIIGASTEIIAAEGSIITAGGIDTHVHFINPEQSEIALESGITTQIGGGTGATEGTKATTVTPGSWHVHRMLQAAEALPVNVGFTGKGQAVNHTALVEQIHAGVIGLKVHEDWGATPSALRHALEVADEYDIQIALHADTLNEAGFMEDTMKAIGDKVLHMYHTEGAGGGHAPDLIKAAAHANILPSSTNPTLPYTHNTVDEHLDMVMITHHLNASIPEDVAFADSRIRKETIAAEDVLQDMGVFGMVSSDSQAMGRVGEVITRTWQVAHRMKAQRGPLEGDGEHNDNNRIRRYISKYTINPAITHGISDYVGSVDEGKLADLVMWDPRFFGVKPTLVIKGGLINVAINGDANGSIPTSEPIKYRPMYGQYGGNMQSTALTFVSQAAYQDGIRRTLDLKRHVRPVKNIRNLSKKDMVNNDALPQLDVDPETYEVFVNGEKITSKAATELPLTQRYFLF; translated from the coding sequence ATGAGTTTTAAAATGACAGAATCACAATATACAAGTTTGTACGGTCCAACAGTTGGAGATTCTATTCGTTTAGGAGATACAAATCTTTTTGCGAAAGTTGAAAAAGATTATGCCCAATATGGGGATGAAGTGGCATTTGGTGGCGGAAAATCTATCCGTGACGGCATGGGACAAAATCCGAATGCAACACGTGATAACAAAAAAGTGGCTGACTTAGTGATTACGAATGCTGTCATTATCGACCATGATAAAGTCATTAAAGCCGATATTGGTGTGAAAAATGGTTATATTATGAAAATCGGTAAAGCTGGCAACCCAGATATTATGAACAATGTGGATATTATTATCGGAGCCTCTACTGAAATTATTGCAGCAGAAGGTAGTATTATCACAGCTGGTGGTATTGATACGCATGTTCATTTTATTAATCCAGAGCAATCTGAAATTGCTTTAGAAAGTGGCATTACCACCCAAATTGGTGGTGGTACAGGTGCGACGGAAGGGACTAAAGCAACAACTGTAACTCCGGGTTCTTGGCATGTTCACCGTATGCTACAGGCAGCAGAAGCTTTGCCGGTTAATGTTGGATTTACAGGAAAGGGTCAAGCGGTCAATCATACCGCATTAGTCGAACAAATCCATGCAGGCGTCATAGGACTTAAAGTACATGAAGACTGGGGGGCGACACCATCAGCATTACGTCACGCATTAGAAGTGGCTGATGAATATGATATTCAAATTGCGCTCCATGCAGATACGCTTAACGAAGCAGGTTTTATGGAAGATACGATGAAAGCTATTGGGGATAAAGTGCTTCATATGTATCATACAGAAGGTGCTGGTGGCGGTCATGCGCCTGACTTAATTAAAGCGGCAGCGCACGCAAATATTTTACCATCATCAACGAATCCCACACTCCCGTACACGCATAACACGGTCGATGAACATTTAGATATGGTCATGATTACGCATCATTTAAATGCATCTATTCCAGAAGATGTGGCATTTGCGGATTCACGTATACGCAAAGAAACAATTGCTGCAGAAGACGTACTCCAAGACATGGGTGTGTTCGGCATGGTTAGTTCAGACTCTCAAGCGATGGGTCGTGTCGGTGAGGTCATTACACGTACGTGGCAAGTGGCACATCGTATGAAAGCGCAACGTGGTCCCCTTGAAGGTGATGGTGAACATAACGACAATAACCGCATTCGTCGTTATATTTCAAAGTATACAATTAACCCTGCGATTACGCATGGTATTTCAGACTACGTTGGATCTGTAGATGAAGGAAAATTGGCTGATTTAGTGATGTGGGATCCGCGATTCTTTGGTGTGAAACCTACATTAGTAATCAAAGGTGGCTTAATCAATGTTGCCATCAACGGTGATGCCAATGGCTCTATCCCGACATCAGAACCAATTAAATATCGACCGATGTATGGCCAATATGGTGGGAATATGCAAAGTACAGCTTTGACATTTGTATCACAAGCGGCCTATCAAGATGGGATTCGACGTACTTTAGATTTAAAGCGTCATGTGCGTCCAGTTAAAAACATCCGTAATCTTTCTAAAAAAGATATGGTGAACAATGACGCACTGCCTCAACTTGATGTAGATCCAGAAACGTATGAAGTGTTTGTAAATGGTGAAAAAATCACGAGTAAGGCAGCAACAGAATTGCCATTAACACAGCGTTACTTCTTATTCTAA
- a CDS encoding ABC transporter ATP-binding protein: MIELVNVNRHFKNGNETNHILKDIHLRIDSGEFVAIMGPSGSGKSTLINILGFIDRGYEGDYLFDQHNYQQRSDNELAKIRNRTVGFVFQNFKLIQNNTILENVSIPLLYAGLSAKVRKERVKAMLHEVGLYDKEHLVPNKLSGGQQQRVAIARAIVNQPKFIIADEPTGALDSKTSQDIMRLFLKLNKEQGTTMILVTHDPKVAAQADRIIHILDGRIQKEEVNVHE, from the coding sequence ATGATAGAACTTGTTAATGTGAATCGGCATTTTAAAAATGGTAATGAAACGAATCACATTTTAAAGGACATTCATTTACGTATTGATTCAGGTGAATTTGTTGCCATTATGGGGCCATCTGGTTCGGGGAAAAGTACGCTTATTAATATTCTAGGTTTTATTGATCGCGGTTATGAAGGAGATTATTTATTTGACCAACATAATTATCAACAACGTTCAGATAATGAACTTGCTAAAATTCGTAATCGTACAGTTGGATTTGTTTTTCAAAACTTTAAGCTCATTCAAAATAATACCATTTTAGAAAATGTGAGTATCCCTTTACTTTATGCGGGTTTATCGGCTAAAGTACGCAAAGAACGCGTAAAAGCGATGCTTCATGAAGTAGGGCTCTATGATAAAGAACACCTTGTTCCAAATAAATTATCTGGGGGACAACAACAACGTGTTGCGATTGCACGTGCGATTGTGAATCAACCTAAATTTATTATTGCAGACGAACCCACAGGGGCACTCGATTCAAAAACGTCGCAAGATATAATGAGATTATTTTTAAAGCTCAATAAAGAACAAGGTACAACGATGATTTTGGTCACGCACGATCCGAAAGTAGCGGCGCAAGCAGATCGTATCATTCATATTTTAGATGGACGTATTCAAAAAGAAGAGGTGAACGTGCATGAGTAA
- a CDS encoding DUF5067 domain-containing protein, translating to MKKGIALMMMTLLLSACGNGGDKGKEKTEKPTKENTTETLKLADSEKYKPEGEFNGKQYKTKKFEVNLEKMARIEMKDFDNKNIQAIAIGYEVTNKSNEKISAIDAWIEAFNIYQEVNGKKKDLDLTMLLDDSHKSDYDMLSDKEIKKGGKHKAMILFKLENTTSPVIIEATNDDYESLGKQTFKLETFNDGKF from the coding sequence ATGAAAAAAGGAATCGCATTAATGATGATGACTTTGCTACTAAGTGCTTGTGGGAATGGCGGAGACAAGGGAAAAGAGAAGACTGAAAAACCGACCAAGGAAAATACAACAGAAACGTTAAAATTAGCGGATTCAGAGAAATATAAACCAGAAGGTGAATTTAACGGCAAGCAATATAAAACTAAAAAGTTTGAGGTTAATTTAGAAAAGATGGCTCGTATAGAGATGAAAGATTTTGATAATAAAAATATTCAAGCTATTGCGATTGGTTATGAAGTGACAAACAAATCAAATGAAAAAATATCAGCAATTGACGCATGGATTGAAGCTTTTAACATTTATCAAGAAGTGAACGGAAAGAAAAAAGATTTAGACTTAACGATGTTATTAGATGACTCGCATAAAAGTGACTATGACATGCTTTCAGATAAAGAGATTAAAAAAGGTGGTAAACATAAAGCGATGATTCTATTTAAGTTAGAAAATACAACAAGCCCAGTCATTATTGAGGCAACTAATGATGATTATGAGTCACTAGGTAAACAAACATTTAAATTGGAAACATTTAATGATGGTAAGTTTTAA